The DNA window AATTAATATGGTGGAGTTAACtatgatgataataattaatatttaaaagatgataatgaagaaataacaatgaaaataatgGTTGCAATATTTATAATAGTATTGTAGCATAACCATAACATTAGtcataataatgataatgatagtcTGGTggaaataatattgataatatggtgttgataatattaataacttgataatttataaataaaaaagtttaaaataaaaaaactagtttttatcattttcaaaaactttatttaatcttgaaatttattaaaaaaacgtTATGTCAAATAAAAGACCATTATGGTAGGAAgactttccattttttttcaatattagcatgatattaaaaaatatttttagtataattaaaaaaatattttttaatttagaagagTCAAAGAAGTAACAGTCAGAACAAGTTAGGCGGCGTATTGGAAACGCGAGCCAAcccgtttttttttaaaaaattaattttatttttactaaaaattaattttttttatgtttaggtAGCGTTTGGAAACGCGAGCCAAcctgctttttttaaaaattcaattttgtttttgctaaaaattaatttttttttatgttttggatcgttttgatgcgctgatctaaaaaatgatttttaaaaaataaaaaaaattatttttatatatttcagtatgaaaaacattttgaaaaataaccacaatTACAACTACACTCTTAATCATACCCTTAGTAAAAGTTGTGGGACATGCACAACAAGTCAGTCATGCATGTACAACCAATAAATCGGCAAATGTATTTAGTGGTTGTAAAATGTAGCTTTCacatgtattttgtattttattaaaagtgaatatgtgataaatattatattttttctaaaatgtgtttttttgtataaaaaaaacaaaaaagagaatttaatctttgaaacaaaagaataaaaatcacatAAGAGATTGACTTGGAATTGACCTAACAATTAATTCAGGATTTAACTAGAATCTGATTAATCTGGTTAACTCGAGTTCAACCCGAATCTTtacaaaatgaaagaaaccaGGTTACTCGAGTTTTTGACCGAGTATTTTTAACCTGGTCTgctaagtttttcttttcctttttattttgtatttaatccATAATGATCTGGGATTCGAATCAGTTGGATTTCATGTCAATTCACTTGATCAAtctcatatttgatttttattcgtAAAGATTAATCccctcctctccctctctccctctctcttttttacttaaagaaaaaacacattttttaaaggtgtaatatttataacatatttacttttaattaaatataaaatacatgtgAAAGCTATAGTTTACCACCACTTGATATATTAGATAATCACGTTGGTCGTGCATAGAGTACATGCGGTGAAGTTGTTGTGCATGATTGATTTGTTGCTCATGGAATCCATGCATGTCCTCTTTAGTTATactagattattattattttttaacaatattagtttgaaaaatattttcttattaccTTGTTAACGTGGGAAAAAACTCGGAGTCTTCATACTTTTTCTCTGTTAATCCGTTCATGTCCTTTCCTCTCCCTTTCACCtcctattatttattatattaaagaaaaactcaCGCGCACACAGTCACTGAGATCGCCGCGTTTCACAAAATGACATAAAACTCCCTAATTTTCTAACACAACATAATTAGGCCAAAAccataatctctctctcttctttgtgTCTGGTTGTGGGCTTCTCTCCCTCTGCATTTGAGGTTTAGTTTGGCAGATCTGTGAATGCCAAAAGTTTTGCCATTTTTATAGGAAGAAGGAATACAATTGCAGAAGAGAAAGGACGAGAAGTGAAGAGAGGAGAAGGAGGCTTTAATATTGTACTCTCTCTGCGTTTGTCATTATATCATCAGGTTCgtacttgttttttcttttttatttgctttctgtcCTTCAATTTCTTGCTGTAATGCAAATCTTACCTTCAAaggtttttgggttttcttgttTCGACAATTAGAATTCTGGGTCGTTCGTTTTTCAGTACATAGACACGTAAAgtttcagtttttgtttttttgtttttttaataatgccTGTTGAATGGAGTTGTGGACCTTGATTCATAACTTCTTTTTTGGGAATTAACGTGGTAATCAAGGTGTAGTTATTTGGactcaaatggttttttttttagtttgaaaatttcTGGTGATAGTAAATGAGCTTGGGTTTTTAGTCTTTCAGTGGGCGATCTATGAAAATTTATAGTCAAATCTTAGAGCAAGTAATTGATATTTAGCAAAGAGATAATGAAATGTACTTGCTCAACTTGTTTTTGATTCATAAGACCCGGGTGGAAAGTCATATAGCTAAAAACTGTGTGCGATGGCGTAGCTCTTGAGGTGGCCTATCTAAAACATACAACATCGGAGAACGAATGACCATAAccatcctttatttatttattttttcttgtcttgCAGCTGAAGCCTCTTGAAGGACGAATATACTGTGTAAGGGTATCCTAAGGTGGATTTTTCCTGAACTTATTCGCTGTTGCTGATTTTTAACCTGCCACATGGAATGCTTGTAATGCATTGAAATCTGCCCTTTGTTGTGTAATAGAGATGAAAGGAGCAATTTTTTATAGATTGAGGGGAAGACACTTTTCTGCTACTCTGCTCTTCCTTACTtttacaaccttttttttctggACGTGGGAAAAGAATCCTTTTGCTACTACTTTGTGGTCAGCGCAAGAGCAGTTTAATTTTCATACTTCAGGTTCGCTTCCCATTTCACTGCTCACATGGATATATACACGTacttgtttgtgtgtgtgtgtggtgtaGGCGAGGATGTGTAAAGAGAGAGCTTAAATTCCTGATTGTATGACCTTGCAACGTAATTGCTTGAttactttatattttgaatttttctgaagATAGGAACTCTATAATGAAGATGAGGTATCAGAGAACTTCTAGATGCGTGTAGACTTGGTCTCTCCTTTCTGCTAAAAATCTTGAAGGGTACACGGTTGGTAGCTAGGATGTTTACTTTGGACCTTATTGCTCTAGTTGTGTTTGGTCCCTGTCTAGTATTTCTCATTTTTCTGAAGTGCTTATATAACTGAAAATACCACATAACAGAATATAACAGAGTAAAGATTTTGATAGAAAGTTTTTGCTTTAACATCCCAGAGAAGTTCTTCTCTGAATCAACCTTGTAAGGTTCGTTCCGCATTTTCTTACTTGCTAGAAAATTGCCAAAACCCTTAATCAAATTTGTAAGAACACTTACATTCTGTATGATTTAAACTCACAGAGATCGCATTTCATCTACATTTATATGGACACGACTCAAGTTAACTGTGGCATACCATACCTACGGATAAGGTTCATTACCATAAAACTCCTGAAAGTGCCCTTTTGCAGtatcttttcttgattatttataAGCAGGCGTCAAGGAGGATTTTGGCCTAGATATACTTATGTGGTAGGATGAGGATGTAGTTAGTTAAATGAGGTGAAATTTAGCCGCGGAAAATTTTAATGTCAGGCAaactctttcaatgccttttgGAATCTGGAAGATGTTTGCCCTAGAACTTCCTGAAACAGTGAAGTGCCTCTAGAATGTTTATTGCTTTCAGAGTGCAATGTTTTTGTTGGAATCATCCTTGTTTCAGAAAGGAAGGATGGAAAGACCTTGTGGAGGTGTGTTGTGTTTACAGCTGTATGGAACAGAGCTCCAGATCTTTTGAAGGATCATTCTATTGAGGCAATTGTTATGGGATAACATTTTTCTAGTTCTTATGGGGTAATGCTTAAAGGGGTTGTAAGATCTGTCCTTAGCTAATATTCAGTGGGTTGTAAGATCTGTTGccttaaatttttctttctttattgctGTATCTAGGTGGATGCCTTATTGCCTTCCTTTTTAACCATTTGCTTTGTctttatctctttctttctccaaaaaaattaagatcctTGGACTGGATGGTGCCAAGTAGAATAAATAAGTGACTGGAATAGTATTAGGCCTATTCTATTGTATTTACCTTTGGTGCTGGGATTGGAATAGATAAGTGATCAGATGATAAGCTTTGTTTTGGGGCATAAGAAGAATGGTTTCTAAACCAAGTgtagtttatttatattatatattttgctggttgagttaatttttatttttgctgtgATGAGTGTTCATCAAATTCTTGTGTACACCAAATAAATCATGATGTCGCTTAACTTTATTTCATGGTTATCAGCTGACTTACTCTCTTTTCTCTTGGTTTGGCTCAGAGTTTGTTGTTGATACCCTCAAAGGCTCCTCTTCTGATTCTTTGACCCCAAAGAAGCATGTTGAGGAAACAGATTCTGATTCTACAAGCTCAGGAGAATCACAAATACCAGAAAAAGAATTTGACGCCTCAAATTTTACCAACTCATTTGCTCCTCAATTGGAAGATAGGGATGCAGATAGGACACCGTCTTCTAAGATAGAAGGTAGAATCCTTTTCATTTACAACCATAGAACATTATTTATAATAACTCTAGGAACTCTGGGCTTTCCATTCTATAATCAGAGTGTACTTGTGTTCTTTGGAACTTAAACAGATGATTGAAATGCTTTTTTAACTTGTTGATTTGGCTCAGTTAGAATGAGAAATATACCTAACTTTTTTGGGGACCATTTCCTTATCGTTTTGGGTGCTTTCTTAAATAGTACGAGGGTGgtgctctttgtttttgttccaCAGTTAACTCATTATATTATTGGCTGTACTTTCCTCTGAATTTTGTTGTACCAACCTTAGAGATGCCTTTTGTCAAAATTCATTGGCTCAACTACCATGCTTTTCATTAACACTACTTGTCTACAGCTTGTGGCATTTTTTCATGTTCAATGTAACAAATATTTAGTTCAGTTTTCATGACCTAGAACATTACATGAAAATGCATGACTTACTGTGTCCTCAATGTCCTTGCTATCAGGGTTTCTTGTAATGATCACTTGCCAGCTACAACCATGGTTTGCATTTGTACTTTGTTGGTTATAGTCAAGCTATAAGCTATAATCAACCTACGACAAAAATTGTATTCAACATGGGAACAATAATCTGTGACAGTggaatcttttctttttgctgACAGAAGAATATTACATTACAAAGAAGCAAATGAGGATACCAAGACAGAGTGACCTATAGGGTCACAAACACATGTATCCGGGGTTTGGCTGCCATAATCATTAATTAGCCAAAGCCAAACTTGGGTTTCACAGTATGCTTAAGATAGGAGGACATTGGGATCCAAGCAGCACCCTGAGTTTAATACTTTTCACTCCTCTCATTTtgctttttgttgttgttagaGTGACAATTACATGTTTTCCTCTTTAGTATTGTGCCAGGCCAAGATATGATGGCaggaaattgaaataaaaacaggaaagaATGGAAATATGGATCAACCACACTTATCTTCCTTGTCAATGGGTTATAGATTTGTACTATGATGGACACCATGGCTTACCACATAACTAAGTAAGGTAATTTAGTATGAGGGTTAAACTAGGAGACTTTTCCTTGTTCTGCTAAAGTGCAAGGAAGATCCTTATATTACAGCAATAAttatagaaatcaaaagcaTTGCAGGGCAGGGTAAACTTGAAAATTGAGAACGTTACAGTTTGGGTAATGGTAATTACTTGAGGAGTCTGAATGTGTGGCCTGCATTATTTAGTTACCTTGTCCTGCTAAAGATAATAGAAAAATCAATGGCAACAAAAATTTGAAAGCTTAAAACAACACCTGTTGACTAGGTAACTTAACACGAAGTTTTAAGTCTCCTATTTGTTTATGAAAACTATAAATCTGTTGCTAATCTTTGTGCACCAGTTACAAGTTATGCATGCTCCAAAGTCTTATGTCTGGTTGAATTTTAAGGATGCTGTCATCTTTGCAGACTGCAATTATTCCAAGGGTAGATGGGTTGCAGAAAGCAGGCGGCCTTTGTATTCTGGGTTTGAATGTAAACAGTGGTTATCTGAAATGTGGGCGTGTAGACTAACCCAGCGAACAGATTTTTCCTTTGAAGGATATCGTTGGCAGCCAGATAACTGCAAAATCCTGGAGTTTGAGAAATCTGCTTTCTTGAGAAGGtcagtttcattttttctttttttgattctGAAAGGACAACATATGCTCTTGTTCTCCAAACCACCAAACAAAGACGTCTTTTGTTCAGTTCCCTGATTATTATTGCATTCCAGGATGCAGGACAAAACAATTGCATTTATAGGAGATTCATTAGGTAGGCAACAATTCCAATCTTTGATGTGCATGGCCACTGGTGGAGAATGGAGGGCAGATGTTGAAGATGTGGGCAAAGAATATGGTCTTTTTAAACCTCGTGGAGCCATTCGTCCTAATGGCTGGGCTTATCGGTTTTCAAACACCAATACCACCATTTTGTATTACTGGTCATCAACCCTTGCTGACTTAGAACCTTTGAACATCACTGACAAAGCCACAGATGTTGCTATGCATTTGGATCGCGTGCCAGCCTTCATGAGGCAATTCCTCCATCAGTTTGATGTGTTAGTTCTT is part of the Populus trichocarpa isolate Nisqually-1 chromosome 7, P.trichocarpa_v4.1, whole genome shotgun sequence genome and encodes:
- the LOC7490164 gene encoding protein trichome birefringence-like 14; amino-acid sequence: MKGAIFYRLRGRHFSATLLFLTFTTFFFWTWEKNPFATTLWSAQEQFNFHTSEFVVDTLKGSSSDSLTPKKHVEETDSDSTSSGESQIPEKEFDASNFTNSFAPQLEDRDADRTPSSKIEDCNYSKGRWVAESRRPLYSGFECKQWLSEMWACRLTQRTDFSFEGYRWQPDNCKILEFEKSAFLRRMQDKTIAFIGDSLGRQQFQSLMCMATGGEWRADVEDVGKEYGLFKPRGAIRPNGWAYRFSNTNTTILYYWSSTLADLEPLNITDKATDVAMHLDRVPAFMRQFLHQFDVLVLNTGHHWNRGKITANHWVMYVNGKPLKDRRLMAVGNAKNLTVHSVARWLDSQLPSHPRLRAFFRTISPRHFRNGDWNTGGNCDNTTPFTGGSEVSQDESSDPVIAAAVKGTNITLLDITALSDLRDEGHISRYSVKATAGVNDCLHWCLPGIPDTWNELLVAQI